The Vicinamibacterales bacterium genome has a window encoding:
- a CDS encoding carboxypeptidase regulatory-like domain-containing protein, translated as MRTFAAVIVALAVQQAPRFPAPAPDVGTGILRGRVVASDTGAPVQQVAVTISAPGVTPRTLFTDREGRYEARSLPAGRYSVAASPSSHQAQFLHVVAGDNDRSVTVAAGQTVDWPDIALVRAGAIVGRVVDDYGEPVSGILISARRTGDPPGRGGMPFQASDEFGRYRVYRLPAGEYEILARPPQIPMARGSGATMGFVDTYYPNAASRDGTTRVFVREGQEVRVDDLRLRVERLMRVRGVVSPASAARADPPPMVSLMREGGGMSRSVDSDGAFAFDLQRPGDYRLIVRQFNQTREATLGYGSMPLTLTSRDVDGIVLTVKPTATVAGRLVFEGAAAPGNPGALSVRAERPQRELDSQLILTPARVADDSTFTLRDLATELLLRPSGGLPGLWSLKAVLLDGADITDVPREFRTEDSGRIQIVLTERWAEVTGLVTGEGGAPARSSLVVLFGEDRAAWFTESSRIRAAYADREGRFNLRGVRSGRYHLAALPPGTRWDFQQLDKRLLEKLAADVPPIAIAEGERLAIDLAVRLPLW; from the coding sequence ATGCGTACCTTCGCTGCGGTGATCGTCGCGCTGGCCGTGCAGCAGGCGCCCCGGTTCCCGGCGCCCGCCCCGGACGTCGGCACCGGCATCCTCAGGGGACGCGTGGTGGCGTCCGACACCGGAGCGCCGGTGCAGCAGGTCGCCGTCACCATCTCCGCGCCGGGCGTGACGCCGCGAACGCTGTTCACGGATCGTGAAGGGCGCTACGAGGCCCGCAGCCTGCCCGCGGGGCGCTACTCCGTGGCCGCCTCGCCGAGCTCCCACCAGGCGCAGTTCCTGCACGTCGTCGCCGGCGACAACGATCGTTCCGTTACGGTCGCAGCCGGCCAGACGGTCGACTGGCCCGACATCGCGCTGGTGCGCGCCGGCGCCATCGTCGGCCGGGTCGTCGACGATTACGGCGAGCCCGTGAGCGGGATCCTGATCTCGGCGCGCCGGACCGGAGACCCTCCCGGCCGGGGCGGCATGCCGTTCCAGGCCAGCGACGAGTTCGGCCGCTATCGGGTATACCGGCTGCCGGCCGGCGAATACGAGATCCTCGCCAGACCGCCGCAGATACCGATGGCTCGCGGCAGTGGCGCCACCATGGGGTTCGTCGACACCTATTACCCGAATGCGGCGTCGCGTGACGGCACGACACGGGTGTTCGTCCGCGAGGGACAGGAAGTCCGGGTAGACGACCTGCGCCTGCGCGTCGAACGCTTGATGCGCGTCCGCGGCGTCGTCTCGCCCGCGAGCGCGGCCCGCGCCGACCCGCCGCCCATGGTGTCGCTGATGCGCGAAGGCGGCGGCATGAGTCGAAGCGTCGACAGCGACGGGGCGTTCGCGTTCGACTTGCAGCGGCCCGGCGACTACCGGCTGATCGTCCGCCAGTTCAACCAGACGCGTGAAGCGACGCTCGGGTACGGATCGATGCCCTTGACGCTCACCAGCCGTGACGTGGACGGCATCGTCCTCACGGTGAAGCCGACGGCGACCGTCGCAGGGCGCCTCGTGTTCGAAGGAGCCGCCGCGCCCGGGAATCCTGGAGCGCTGAGCGTCAGGGCCGAACGGCCGCAGCGGGAGCTCGACTCGCAGTTGATTCTCACGCCGGCTCGCGTGGCCGACGACTCGACCTTCACGCTCCGGGATCTTGCCACGGAGCTTCTGCTCCGTCCGTCCGGCGGCCTGCCGGGACTCTGGAGTCTCAAGGCGGTACTGCTCGACGGCGCGGACATCACCGATGTCCCTCGTGAGTTCCGCACCGAGGACAGCGGCCGCATTCAGATCGTGCTGACCGAGCGCTGGGCGGAGGTCACGGGGCTGGTCACCGGCGAAGGCGGCGCGCCGGCGCGATCGAGTCTCGTCGTGCTGTTCGGCGAGGACCGCGCCGCCTGGTTCACCGAATCGAGCCGGATCCGCGCGGCCTACGCGGACCGCGAGGGGCGGTTCAACCTGCGCGGCGTGCGGTCCGGCCGGTATCATCTCGCGGCACTCCCGCCGGGAACGCGGTGGGACTTTCAGCAGTTGGACAAGCGGCTGCTCGAGAAACTCGCCGCCGACGTGCCGCCGATCGCGATCGCCGAGGGCGAGCGTCTCGCGATCGATCTGGCGGTGCGCCTACCGCTTTGGTGA
- a CDS encoding carboxypeptidase-like regulatory domain-containing protein, with the protein MIASAAILLLSAALAQVPVPPPPPPPAPGAAGQPRDVVRRPEPTGSAVIRGRVVAADTGNPMRRANVSLQPVAPPQPLTPPPGGAPPGTVTTAVRLEVVQSGAPMGMARARTATTDAQGVFEFSGLPAGTYRVMASPGQYSPGYLSMAYGAKRPAGQGAFEPGATIEVADGQRFDKAAIALPRGGVISGRITDENGDPMARVQVYTLFFPPGSSRGSRMGAGAQTDDLGHFRLYGLNPGDYAVVAEARGPTFVPPNAPPETEDDKIGFMTTYYPGTPDEGTAQRVRARAGAETPGVEIRMMTGRLFRLSGIVSDSQGRPVARSNGQFIRRTANSTSSFGFTTDEQGRFAVRNIPPGTYRLVARNRQGPPGEGMQGDPGEMGSMPITVNSDLEGLFLMLSPGATVTGQVVFEQGPPQLPPGQQSFQMRVNGTPADPEAGMGIGPSPSATVTPDLTFTLRGLHGELLLRTGGPNMFLKSVTVGGRDVTDTGYEFKNGDQVILTMTTRTSTLEGMVTDAGGKPVTDAAILVFSDDKTAWRVNATRTRRGTADPTGKYRVAGLLPGRYYVIAAPRERLIVPSMGYDTSLFEQLVKEATPFVIGEDEQRQVDLKVLAAGGGL; encoded by the coding sequence ACCGGCAATCCGATGCGCCGCGCGAACGTGAGCCTGCAGCCGGTCGCGCCGCCGCAGCCGCTGACGCCTCCGCCGGGCGGCGCGCCGCCGGGGACAGTTACGACCGCGGTCAGACTCGAGGTCGTGCAGTCGGGCGCACCGATGGGAATGGCACGCGCGCGGACGGCGACCACCGATGCTCAGGGGGTCTTCGAGTTCTCCGGGCTGCCGGCGGGGACCTACCGGGTCATGGCCTCTCCAGGCCAATACAGTCCCGGGTACCTCAGCATGGCCTACGGCGCGAAGCGGCCCGCGGGCCAGGGGGCATTCGAACCGGGCGCTACGATCGAAGTGGCCGACGGCCAGCGATTCGACAAGGCGGCGATCGCCCTGCCGCGCGGCGGCGTGATCAGCGGACGCATCACCGACGAGAACGGCGATCCGATGGCCCGCGTCCAGGTGTACACGCTGTTCTTTCCGCCCGGCAGCTCGCGCGGATCGCGGATGGGCGCAGGCGCGCAGACGGACGATCTCGGCCACTTCCGGCTCTACGGGCTCAACCCGGGCGACTATGCGGTCGTCGCCGAGGCGCGCGGTCCGACGTTCGTGCCGCCGAATGCGCCGCCGGAGACCGAGGACGACAAGATCGGCTTCATGACCACCTACTATCCGGGCACCCCGGATGAAGGGACGGCCCAGCGCGTTCGAGCGCGGGCCGGCGCCGAGACGCCGGGCGTCGAGATCCGGATGATGACCGGGCGCCTGTTCCGCTTGTCAGGCATCGTCAGCGATTCGCAGGGGCGGCCGGTCGCGCGGAGCAACGGGCAGTTCATCCGCCGCACCGCGAACTCGACCTCGAGCTTCGGATTCACCACCGACGAACAGGGGCGCTTCGCCGTGCGGAACATTCCGCCGGGCACCTACCGCCTCGTGGCGCGGAACCGCCAGGGCCCCCCCGGCGAAGGAATGCAGGGGGATCCGGGTGAGATGGGCTCGATGCCGATCACCGTCAATTCGGATCTCGAAGGGCTGTTCCTGATGCTGTCGCCGGGCGCGACCGTCACGGGACAAGTGGTCTTCGAGCAGGGACCGCCGCAGTTGCCGCCGGGGCAGCAGTCGTTCCAGATGCGCGTGAACGGAACCCCGGCGGATCCCGAAGCCGGCATGGGGATCGGTCCTTCGCCGTCGGCGACGGTCACGCCCGATCTCACGTTCACGCTGCGCGGTCTGCACGGCGAGCTGCTCCTCCGCACCGGCGGACCCAACATGTTCCTCAAGTCCGTGACGGTCGGCGGTCGAGACGTTACCGACACCGGATACGAGTTCAAGAACGGCGATCAGGTCATCCTGACGATGACGACGCGCACGTCGACGCTCGAAGGCATGGTGACGGACGCCGGCGGAAAACCGGTGACCGACGCGGCGATCCTCGTGTTCTCCGACGACAAGACGGCCTGGCGCGTCAATGCGACGCGCACCCGCCGGGGAACCGCCGATCCAACCGGCAAGTATCGTGTGGCCGGCCTCCTGCCCGGCCGCTACTACGTCATCGCCGCCCCGCGCGAACGGCTGATCGTGCCCTCGATGGGATACGACACCTCGCTCTTCGAACAGCTGGTCAAGGAGGCCACTCCGTTCGTCATCGGCGAGGACGAACAGCGGCAGGTCGATCTCAAGGTGCTGGCCGCCGGCGGCGGGTTGTAA